GATTAATCCATGGTGATCTGTCCCAAAAGCCAACGTAAATCCGATTAAAATCCATTGTAAAGAAATTAGTCCGATAGTAATCCAACTGTGCATTAACGTACCAAGTACATTCTTTTTGCGAACCATGCCACCATAAAAGAGCGCTAAACCCGGAGTCATCAGAAGAACCATCGCAGAAGAAACTATGATAAATGCTGTATCTCCCGTATCCACCCTTAATCCCTCCTTAAAAACAAGAAGCACTTTGAGACCTCTCGCGAGTATCCCAAAGCGCCATTGCTTTGACAATATTCTATTCCCATGGGTTTGGCTGTGCACACCTTATGTTTTGTATTCTAGCATAAAGACCAAACCAATGACAATACCCTAATCTTTATGAATTCTGTATACTAACAGAAATCGGAGGTCAGAAGCCAGAGGCCAGAAGTGAGCTCGTTCAGCCTAGCAGAACGAGTTACTGAAAATAGTTTATTACTGCCGGAACCACTAAGGGGTTGTAGATAAACTCCAAAAATATAAACAGTACAAATCCCACAATTCCCCCAATCATTGAACCATTAATTCGAATCCATTGTAAATCATTGCCTGCCTTATCTTGAACAAATTGGTTAAGATCTTCATCTGTGTAAGCCTCCAGAGTTTCTCTCACCATGTTTCCGATGACGTCATGTTCATTCTTCATAACCCGGCATAACAGATCAACAATAAACAAATTGATTCTTTCTTGAAGTGCTTTGTTATTCTTCATTTCAGTCCAATAGCTGTCGAAATAAGGATACAATATACGATGCAGCACATTCAACTCCAAGGTTCCTGAAGAATCAGTCAATCTTTCCTGAATGACTGTGATGAGATTTTCGAGAAAGTTCACCAGTGAAGGATCCTTCAAGAGGTCCCCTTTCCATTGCTGAATCCTTTTTTCAGACTCAGAATCCTGTGCCAATTCAATAATGCCTTTAATAAGATTGTCTTTCAAAGTTATACGCAGCTCTTGATCAGGGTCTTTTAATTTTCGTAAGGTTAACAGCAACTCTACTTGCAGAGCATCTGCTGCCTCATCTAAGTTTAGACCATCCGACATCTCAACAAATCCTATAAGGGTTCGAAAGATAGCCCCTCCGTTACTAACCTTTTGCTGTTTAATTTCTTCCAGATAACGTATAATCACTTGCCGGGTTTCCCCATCGGCGGCTTTATCCCATAATTCCTCTGCCAGCCGATTTAGCCCTATATCAATATAGCCATGATTCAAAGCCCATCCGCTTACACCCTGGACAGTGGAAACCAAATCTCCAGCATCGGCATTCTTGCGAAGATAATCTAAAATTCCGTTGGCAAGGCGGTCCGGCGACTGTTTTTTAATATAACTCTGGAGAAAGGGGACCACCATATTCGTCAGGTAAAGAGATCCTCCTTTCTTATTCAAATAGTCTATCAGGTATTCGACAAAGGAAATCCCTTCAATTTTTTTGCGTATTAAATCCACATGTAATAGCTCAGATTGAACCATCGTAGCAATGGCTTGAATAACCTTCTCCCTGTTGCGAGGAATCAGCGCAGTATGAAAACCCCACCCTAGCGGCTTTTTAAAAATCGCAGTTACTGCAAACCAATCGGCAATACCGCCAACAAAGGCGGCTTCTAAAACAAAGTGCACTAACCTAACCCCAAAATAACCGGGATAAAAGTGCTCAGCTGCTGCCGCACTCAAAAAAAGAATAAACACTATTGAAAGAATAAGATTTGCTTTTTTATGATAATCCATCACTACAGCACCATCCCAAGCAAATAAATCAACATACCGGCCAAACCGCCAACCACTGAGCCGTTGATTCGAATCATTTGCAAGTCATTACCTGCTTTTTCCTCAATTAAATCAACCAGCTTGTCATCTGTCAAAGGTTCTAACCCTTCTCTGACCATGCGTCCGATCATATTATGATGATAGTTAATCTGCTTTTCGAGAATAGCTCTTATTTCTTCATTTACCTTCTCCCTCAAGACATGGTTTTCATCAATTTTATTAAAAACCGCCTGCCAATAACTGCTTATTAATCTATAAAGCTGTTCAGGATCTGAAAGAGAATCCTCTGAGCTTGTCCCTAAGCAAGCCCTCATAATATTATCTTTGCAGCTCTCAATTCCTCTGTCGATGACATCAGTAAAAAAGAGATTAATGCTTTCTTGGAGAGAAACCTTTGTTTTGAGTTCCAAAACAAAACGCAATAATGCTTCCTCAAGCCACTGCAGCACTGTACCATCTTGCAATACTGTTTGGACTTTTACCTTAAGACCTTGGGCAATCTCCGCGGATGAAGGCAAAAACATTCCCACCATTTTACGAGTAGGATTTTTTTCTTCATACCTTGCCAAAGCTGACTCCATCAAATCTTTTAATGTAGCCTGAACGATAGGCTGATCCATATATTTTGCTGCGGCACGGCATATTGCTTCCAAGACCAGGTTAACTTCTCCATGTTCGAGAGAGAACTCGATCACCTCTGCAAGTGTTTTTGCTGCCTGAAAATCACCTATGTTCTCACGAATCAATCCCTTTATCTGTTGCTCAACCTCTTCAGAGCCACGATTATTCAGGAGATCATGGCCAAAGGAAGCCAACATTCGGCTCACTGTTTCCTGAACATCCTGTTCTCGAAAAACCCTAATCATTACCCTGGAAAAATCCCAAGCCGTCAGTTTCCGTCTCAGGATCTCTTGAGACAGTAATTCATGCTGTACCATATCCGCCAAAGCAGCAAAAATCCTTTCTCTGTTTTGAGGAATAATTTCAGTACGAATCACTCGGCCCGGCCGAATACCGAGAGGACGACGAAATAGTGCCGTAACTGCAAACCAATCAGCGAGTCCCCCAATCATCCCCGCAATGCACCCGCTTGAGATAAGCCCTCCGATAAAACTGCCCTGAAGATAAAAGGGATAACTCACCAAAAAACCCAGGGTAATTCCTCCCAAAGTAAGATTAGCACTTTGAGTATTGTTTCTCTTCGCCATATTCTTCACCTACATCAAAACATTAAGAAATCAAGCTTCTTCACTAACACTTTCTTCCCTATTTTAGTATATTTTTTATTAATGCACCAGCACGCCCACTAATAAGGATTCTCTTTCCCCATCAGGATATACAAAAGACTTAGGCCTTTCATTTGGCCTAAGTCTTTTGTAACGCTGCCATTGCCGTTTTCTACTCATAAACCTTTTCTTCCGTCAAATGGGCATTTAATGCATCTTCTTCAATGGCCCGGTGGTCGGCTGTCTGCTTGCCGAATTCTTTGTAATATTCATGCTGAATAATGAGATCCATCACTTCATTGGTACCCGTCCATATCATGATCAAACGTGTATCCCGCAGCAGTCTCTCCACAGGGTATACATTGGTATAACCAATTCCTCCCATAATTTGCATAGCGTTATTAACCACTTCCCAAGCAGTATTGGTAGCAAATTTTTTAGCTTCAGAAACAAGACGCCTGCCTTGAGCTCCAGGTACACCTGAGTCAATAGCTCGAGCTGCCGTGTAGACTAAGGAACGGGCTGCGTCCAAACGTGTGATAGAATCTGCCACCTTAAAACTCACTGCTTGAAAATCTTTAATAGTGTGGTTAAATGCCTTACGCTTTGTACTATAGGCTGTCGCAACATCTAGTGCAGCACGTGCCATACCTAAGGCCCCGGCTGCACTGGTCATTCTTTCCGGAATCATCATTTGATAAAAGATTTGGGCAGCTCCATTTTCTTTACCCAAAAGATTTTTGCCAGGAACCCTTACATCCTTAAAGACGACCCGTCCTGCTCCACCGCCTCTCGTTCCCATTAATCCATATAAATACCCAACTTCTACACCTGGGCCCCTGTCAACGATAAAGGCGCTCATGCTTTCATGGGCTTTGCCCTCAGGATTGGTTTTAGCATACACCATAAAATAGTCGGCTCCTTCGGCTCCCACGACAAATCGCTTCTGACCATTGAGAATATAATCCTCCCCATCTTTAACCGCTACGGTGGTAGCTCCAAAAAAATCAGACCCGCCCCTCGGTTCGGTTAAAGCCTCAGCGGTGTAAAGTTTTCCTTCTAGAGTAGGTTTAAGATAACGCTGTTTTAAATCTTCTGAACCAAAGCAGGCAAGTGCTTCTCCTACAATGGAAGGAAGAGAGTACAAACATGCTAAGCTGGTACCCAAAACTCCAATTTCCTCCAGAACCCCGATTTCGTCAACCCAATTAAGCCCCCTCCCGCCATAGTTTGAGGCAAAGCGCAAACCCAAAAGATTTGCTTGCCCAAGCTCTTTAATATAGTCCACGGGATAGACCACCTTCTCGGCATCCATATCCAGGATTAATTGTTTGGGTACCTTCTCTTTAACAAAGGCCATCGCTTCCTTCTGCAGTTCTTTTTGAGCATCGGTTAAAAGAAAATCGAACATTTTTTCTCCTCCTTTTATGGATAGTTTTTAGGTGTTATTACGAGGTTTCGTTCTGTTCTTTTCCTGCATTTCTCTTTCTTAGCAGCTCTGTAAATTGCTGATGATAATCCAGTAACTCTTCTTTAAGCAGCATAAGTTCTTTAATTTTTTCCTCAAGCTCCTGCAGGCGTTTCTCTCCATAAGCCACAGCACGTTCCAATTGAAGACCTTCCGTCCGATCAATGTCATAAAGATCGAGCATCTCCTTAATTTCAGCCAAAGAAAATCCTAGTTTTTTGCCTCGAAGTATTAAGGTTAAACGAGCTCTCTCCCGAGGACCATACAACCTCTGACTCATCTTCTCGTGATGCAATGGGGTCAGCAATCCCATTTCCTCGTAATACCTTATGGTTCTTGGGGTTACCAGCATTTCTTGAGCTAACTCTGAAATGCTTATAAGCGGCTGTTCCACTTCTTGATCATCACATCCTCCGTATTAATTTTAATAATATTCTGACACCAGTTGACGTAAACGTCAAGGCCATTTTTATGTCGATTCCACTTATTCCAATATTAATATCCATAAATTTAAAAAATCTGACTAACCTGTACGTAAATCTTGGAAAAATGGGAACTATAAATCATGTTTATCTTTACAAATAAAGGGGAATTAAAGGAGGACTCTCATGTGTAATAATAACACGTTGATTAAAGATCCCTATAAGCAGTTGGATGATTATATTGACAGTCTCCCTTATAAAAAAGAGAACCTTATTTTGATTCTTCATTATGCTCAAAAACTTTTTGGCTACTTGCCTGACAAGGTTCAATGGCATATTGCCCAAAAGCTGGACATACCTTCTGCCAAGGTCTATGGTGTGGTAAGTTTCTATTCATTCTTTACTATGAAACCCCGCGGACAGCACTCAGTAAATGTCTGCATGGGAACCGCCTGTTTTGTCCGAGGTGCTGAGAAACTTCAAAATGAAATAGAAAAACAACTTTCGATAAAAACGGGACAAGTCACGTCGGATCAGCTTTTTTCCTTAGATTCTGTGCGCTGTATTGGTGCTTGTGGTTTAGCCCCTGTCATGACGGTGGATGGAAAAGTACATGGCCGCTTAAATACTTCTGAGGAGATAAAACAAGTCCTTGATAATTATCGCCCCACAAACTAACTAAATTCTAGAACCGTTGCCAAAGGAAGGGAAACCATATGAAACTCAAAGACGCCGCTGTACTAAATACTCTAAAAATGGAGAGCAAGCCCCTGCTGGAAAATCGTCGTATCTCAGCTCCAACGACAACTCAAGAGGCTCTTAACAAGCCCCGTCACATTATGGTCTGCGGGGGAACGGGTTGTCATGCCTCGGAAAGCCCTGAAATCTTTCGTTTATTGAAGGAAGAGCTGGAACGGCACCAATTATCCAATCAAGTAGAAGTCATCCAAACCGGGTGTTTCGGCTTCTGCGAAAAAGGTCCGATTGTGGAAACTCACCCAGATAATATTCTTTATGTCGAAGTTTCCAGCAAAGACGTGCCGGAGATTATTGAACAACATTTTGTTCAAGGAAAACAAGTTGAACGACTTCTTTATATGGATCCCAACACGGAAAAGCGTTTTGCTTCTGACCTTCCCTTTTATCATAATCAACTCCGGATTGCCCTGCGCAACTGCAGCTACATTGCTCCTGAGGACATTCGTGAATATATTGCTGCCGATGGATATCAAGCGTTGGCTAAAGTACTTTTTCAGATGACACCAGAGTCGGTTATCAATGAAGTAAAAAAAAGCGGCCTGCGCGGGCGAGGGGGCGGCGGATTTCCCACGGGCCAAAAATGGGAATTGACACGCAAAAGTGAAGCGAATCGACGCTACATAATTTGTAATGCGGACGAAGGAGACCCTGGTGCTTTTATGGACCGCTCCATCCTTGAGGGGGATCCTCACAGCGTTTTAGAAGCAATGCTGATCGCAGGGTTTGCCATCGGGGCCAATCATGGATTCATCTACATACGCGCGGAATATCCCTTAGCCATTCACCGCCTGGAAGTAGCCATTAAGCAAGCTCGGAAGTATGGATTGCTTGGAGAAAAAATTCTAGGCAGTGACTTCTGTTTTGACCTGGATATCAAATACGGGGCGGGAGCCTTTGTCTGCGGTGAAGAAACGGCCTTAATTCATTCCATTGAGGGGTCCCGCGGCGAACCTTCGGTCAAGCCGCCCTTTCCTGCTCAAAAAGGCTTATGGGGCAAACCCACTTGTGTCAATAATGTAGAAACCTTTGCCAATATACCTCCCATAATTTTAAAGGGAGCAGATTGGTTTGCCGGCATTGGCACAGAAAAAAGTAAAGGAACCAAAGTATTTGCTTTAGCAGGAAAAGTAAACACTGTCGGCCTTGTTGAAGTCCCTATGGGAACAACCCTTCGTCAAATCATTTTTAATATCGGCGGGGGGATAAAACACCATAAAACTTTTAAGGCAGCTCAAACCGGGGGGCCCTCCGGCGGCTGCATCCCTACGAAATATTTAGATACCCCCATTGATTATGAGTCCTTAATATCCATCGGCTCCATGATGGGCTCCGGCGGGCTGATTGTTATGGATGAAAGCGACTGCATGGTTAATATCGCCAAATTCTTCCTGGAGTTCACCGTCGATGAGTCCTGTGGCCGCTGCACTGCCTGCCGAGTCGGTACAAAACGCCTGCATGAAATACTGACTAAAATCACTGAAGGCAAGGGTTCCTTAGATGATTTAGACAGTTTAGAGAAATTGTGCAAAATCATTAAGGATACTTCTCTTTGCGGTCTTGGCCAAAGTGCACCTAATCCTATTCTTTCAACATTAGAGTATTTTAGGGATGAGTATTTGGCCCATGTCGTTGATAAATCCTGTCCGGCAGGAGTATGCAAAGGTCTGTAGAGATATACGATTACGGACAAATGCAAAGGATGTACTCTTTGTGCTAAACACTGCCCTGCCAACTGCATAACCGGTTCTGCCAAAGAGACTCACGTTATTGATGAAGAACGCTGCCTAAAATGTGGAGCATGTATGAAAAAATGCCGGTTCGGTGCTATTATCAGACATTAATTGCTCCTGAAGGAGGACTCCATTGTGGATGTACAACTAACAATCAATGATATACCTCTTACTGTTCCGGAAGGAATGTCCATCTTGGACGCTGCCCGCACCATCGACATAGACATTCCAACCTTATGTTACCTTAATCTTCACGAGATGAGAATGAATAATCATATTGCCTCTTGCCGGGTCTGCGTCGTAGAAGTCGAAGGGCGGCGCAATTTAGCCCCGGCCTGTTCGACTCCTGTCTTTGACGGCATGGTAGTAAAAACAGATTCTTTGCGTGCCGTACAAGGCAGGCGAACCATGGTCGAACTCTTGCTTTCAGACCACCCGAAATCCTGTTTGACTTGCTCTAAAAATTTAGACTGTGATCTTCAAGCACTTGCCGCTGATTTAGGGATACGGAATATTACCTATGAAGGGGAAGAATCGGAGTATGAAATTGATAAATCCAGCTTAGCGATCATTCGCGATCCCAATAAATGTATCCGCTGCCGGCGCTGTGAAACCATGTGCAACGAGGTTCAAACTGTCGGGGTCTACTCAGCTGTAGGCCGCGGCTTTGAAACTGTGGTAAAAACCGCTTTCGATTTGCCGCAGCACGAAACCTCTTGTACCTTCTGCGGGCAGTGTGTAGCCGTCTGCCCAACCGGGGCCTTGATGGAATTAGATCAGGTAGACAAGGTGTGGAAAGCCCTTAACGATCCAAACCGCTTTGTTATTGTTGAAACGGCACCGGCTGTTCGTGTCGCCCTAGGCGAAGGGTTCGGCTTAGAACCCGGGACAATAGTCACCGGAAAAATGGTCGCTGCCTTGCGCAGGCTAGGCTTTGACCGTGTTTTTGACACAGAGTTTGGGGCAGATGTGACCATTATGGAGGAAGCAACAGAGTTGATTCATCGTCTGGAACATGGAGGCCGCTTGCCGATCCTTACCAGCTGCTGTCCTGCCTGGGTTAAGTTTTTTGAGCATCAATTTCCGGATTTATTGGACATCCCCTCGACATGCAAATCCCCTCATGAGATGTTGGGTGTCCTTTCAAAAAGCTATTATGCCGAAGCTTATGGTATCGATCCTAAAAAGATAACTGTTGTCTCTGTTATGCCCTGCATTGCTAAAAAATACGAAGCTGCCCGCCCGGAGCTTGGCCAAGACCCGGTGACCCCAGATGTGGATATCGTAATCACGACCCGAGAACTCTCTCGAATGATTCGCGAAGCGGGCATTCATTTTGAGCATCTTAAGGATGAAGAATTTGATCACCCCTTAGGGGAATCAACAGGAGCAGCTGTGGTTTTCGGCACAACCGGCGGAGTTATTGAAGCGGCCTTGCGAACCGCCTATGAATGGCTGACAGGACATCCTTTGGAAAACGTAGAATTTGAACCTCTACGGGGAATGGAGGGAATCAAAGAAGCTGTTATTCCCATTGGTGAACGTGACTTTAAAATTGCAGTCACCCACGGGTTAGGAAATGCCCGAACCATTCTTGAGAAAATCCAAGCAGGAGAAAGCCATTATGATGCTATCGAGATCATGGCTTGCCCCGGGGGATGCATCGGCGGCGGAGGTCAGCCTTATCATCATGGGAATCTGGAAATCCTCCAAGCCCGGGCTAATGCAATTTATCAGGAAGACCGCTCCAAACCATTGCGAAAATCTCATGAGAATCCTGCTGTCATCAAGCTTTACAATGAATACATCGGCAAACCATACGGAGATAAAGCACACGAATTACTTCATACCAGTTTCACTCAGCGCCCAAAAATCTAAACCAGAAAACACCGGGGACGGTTTTCCTATCATTAATGACAGGAGAACCGTCCCCGTGTCTGCGCCTGTGTCTGCGTGTCAGTCCTCGTCTGCACAAATTTTAGTTCATTTTGCATCGACCTGCCAACTACTATATTTAAATGTTTAAGGTTATGATAAACTCTATAAGAAAATCTAAACATGGAGGAAACGATGCAGCACGAATTCTCAAGAACAGAACTACTAATTGGTCAACGCGGTTTGGAAAAGCTTAGGCAAAGCACAGTTATGATCTTTGGCATCGGAGGGGTCGGGTCTTTCACTGTAGAAGCCCTGGCTCGTGCCGGTATTGGACATTTAATTCTTGTCGACTATGATGAAATTTGCCTTACAAATATAAACCGTCAATTACATGCCCTTCATTCTACGGTAGGCCTGGCAAAAGTTGAGGTAATGAAACAGCGAATCCTTGAGATAAACCCTCAAGCTAAGGTTGAAGCTATTAAAAAATTCTATTCAGCGGCAGATGCCGACTTTTTCCTCAATCAAACTTTAGACTATGTAATTGATGCCATTGATACTGTTTCCAGCAAGGTAAATTTAGCGAAAGAATGTTTACAACGTGAGATTTCCTTTATCTCCAGCATGGGGGCAGGAAATCGTCTTTCCGCTCAAAACTATCGGGTCTCCGATATTTCTAAAACAAGCGGAGATCCTCTGGCCAAGGCTATGCGCAAACTATTACGCAAAGAAGGCATTAGCAAAGGAATCAAAGTTGTATTTAGCCCGGACTCTCCGCAAACTCCTCTCTCTGCGGCGTCCGAGTGTCAAACAAACTGTATCTGCCCAAGCGGAGATGCCCCCTGCGCAGCAAAACATCAAATTCCCGGGAGCATCTCCTTTGTACCCCCTGTCGTTGGCCTGCTCCTCGCAGGAGAGGTTATTCGGGATTTACTTAACACATTGGGTTCTGAGTGAATTCTTTTGTTTAGTCAGCATGGTCCTTAAAACTAATAAGAATACCCCGATATCAATTAAAATATCTCCAATACTAAACATTTGTTTTAAGCCAAATATATTTATATAAAAGCGATCTGCCAGAATAGGCAAGCAGGTCATTGATGTCATCAAGCCATGAGTGCCTTGGCCATGAAGCAATGCTTCTCTGCTTTCCTCCGGAAGGAGCATCGGGTCGACGGGCATAACTCCTCCATTAATGGCAATTACAAGGGTATTCAGCAAAATTCCCAGGGCAATCCACCTCATACCTGGGCAGGCTCTGTTACGATATGTAAACAATAATAATAAACAATAAGACCCTATACTAAGAAACTGGCTGGTCCACTCGGTGCCTAACCCTACTTCCCTGACCGCTGCCCAATACAGACCACTTTGTATGATAAGAGCGACAGGGACCAACCATGGTTCAGATAAAGAGAGCTGGCCCAATCGGCTAAGCTTCCCTCCGCACATCTTACTTACTGCTAAAGCAATCAATAAGCTCTCTATGAGCATACTTCACCTCGTACATTGACTATCTGCAAACGTTGCTCGGAACTAACCCTTTGAGCGACTTCAATTGTAACCACCCTACAGAAAACCTCTACCAACTCAGGATCCAACTGGGTTCCGGCAACTCTTTTCAACTCCGCTACAGCCTCATCATGACTGCTGCCTTTCCGGTAACTCCTATCTGATGTAATCGCATCATAGGTATCCGCAACCGCAATAATCCGCGATTCTAGTGGTATCTGCTCTCCTGAAATCCCATCAGGATATCCCTTCCCGTCAATCCGTTCATGATGGTGACGGACTACTTGCCCTATATCAAATAAGAATTTAATTCCTTTAATGATGGTTTGTCCAATAACAGGATGGCTTCGAATAGCTTCCCACTCTACATCAAGGAGTTCGCCCTCTTTATTTAAGATGATTTCACTTACCCCAATCTTACCGACATCATGCAGCACCGCCGCATACTTAAGAAACTCAATTTTTTCCTCACTCATCTTGATTCCTTCAGCTATTGAGACTGCTAGCTTCGCTACTCTCGCTGAATGACCGCTAGTATAAGGATCTTTGGCCTCTAAAGCTTGAACTAAGGCTTCAATGGTATTGAGATAGTTATCACGCATATCTATATAAAGCTGAAACGCATGACGAGAGATTAAAAGCGGGATAAAGAGTAAGAGAATCCCTAGCGCACCCTGATCTGTGTATATCAATGCCAGTAAAAACCCAAGAGGAACAAGTGCGACAAAATTTGGTACAGCCCATCGAAAATTAACGAGCCATAATGACCAAGGACTCTTATTGGAAGCTATCCCCAATACTACAGCAACAATTGTCATATTCATAATCATGTAGATTGTCGCTGCTATAAAGTAAAACAAAATCGATCTAAATTCAAATTGATAAAAAGTAATTTTAGAATAACTAATTGCAACATGAGCCATGGATAAAGATATCACGTATTGTGATGCATTAAACACTCTTTTATAAAAAGGTTGCTCTAAACCAGCTTTGCCAAAAATAAGAAGACCCGACAAAGCCATCGCTGTTAAAGTCACTCCTAAAGGAAATAAAATTAAAGAAGAAAGAAAAATGGAATAACTAACCGTTACGTACCCCCCTTTTGGCAGGGCAACTGGCAGAGATTCCGAAGCAATTGCAAGAATCGCAAAGATTAATAGATTAATAAGTTGCGGTTCATTCCAATCTGTAATGATAATATTCCATATCAATATCACGGTGGCGGACGTAACGATTAATGCAAAAAATAGTTTTAGTTTTATCGATTTACTTTCCATTTGCCACCTCATTATATATTTGGCCGACACTTACAATTAAAACTCACAGCTACGTAACCCATTTGAAAGTGAGTTATTCCATTAACTTTATTTTCTCAGTAATAGGCATTACCACTTAAAGGTCGCGCCACCGGCGAGTACGAGAGTAATAAGAACAGAAATTGCTTTTAATAATTTGTTCATTGCGGTAAACCTCCTTAATTTTTTTCTAAAGGAATTGTTTTACCGCTTCGCTCTTTTTCCGTTCCGCTGTTTTTTTCCGCTTCGCTATTGGAAAATTAAACAGTGTACTCTAAGATCTAATTGTTAAGTTGGTCGGCCAAAGTTATTAAATTAAGGGTTATTGAGAAACTCCAATTTCCGATTGACTGCATCCAGGGTCGCCTTAACAACAGCCTCCCTGTCATCATTTCTGACAATGGCACATCCTGTAAGAGATTGTTCTCCCGCCGAGGCAATTAACGTTATAGAAACTAAGGCAATCTGCTTCTTAGCCAACTGTATAATGCCGACATCTTCAGTGACAAATATAAATTTGCTTAAGGTGAGAGGCTCCAAGGCTTTAAGAGTGGCTTCAACAAACAGTCTCAGCTTATTATGTGAAGATGACGGTCCTGCAGCAATCCCTTCAATTAACTTATCCCCTTTTAACAATTCCACTTTTACTTCTGCCATTCCATTAACTGTCCTAAGGGTTACACCCACTAATTTAAGTCGAGACACCTCTTCAATTCCAGATGCCCCTTCCTCATCTTCAACTTGAGCGACACTAATCTTTTTATGGTCGACCTGTAAATCAAATTGAGCCGCCAAAATAGTTTCAATATCTCTAACAATCTGTTTAGGTGATCTTCCTGATTCTGCAAGAATATGTACTTCCTCAATTTCCCCTTGCACATTAACATTGATTCGAGCTGCAACTACCGACTTAATCTGCTTTATAGCCCGCTCCCAATCCTTAAGCGAATAAAGCGTTTCTGACATGAAAACACTCCTCAGTATCTCGATTCCTTTTTAAGTACAATAATGAAGTTTTTCGACATCTAATTGCATTTTCCTTTATTCATGTATGTTAAATGCAGCAAAAGACTTAACTTTTCAAAATATAGTGTTTAGGTAATATATTCTGTTTAACATGATAAAAAGATTTAAACCCTAAATAAAAGAAGCTAACAATTAATGAGGATATCCCGGTGAATTGAGACTTTCCGATAACTATCTCCATTCCCTGACTGATACCCTGTTCCTCGGTAAGACCTACGCTTGCCAATTCTGGTGAGGTATAAATACAGCTAGGTACAACCCTATATTCATCTGTTTTTGGCCGCCCATGTTTTCACTTCTCATTAGGCCTAATAAGATCATCTCAACGGTTAGTGCAACTAAGGCATATTTCGTGTAAGTGACTTTACGTTTGTCACTTAAGGACGGGTTAATTGCACCCATACATTTTCATAACACTAGCTCTTCCCTTCTTGATAAATTAATT
This Desulfosporosinus orientis DSM 765 DNA region includes the following protein-coding sequences:
- a CDS encoding tRNA threonylcarbamoyladenosine dehydratase; protein product: MQHEFSRTELLIGQRGLEKLRQSTVMIFGIGGVGSFTVEALARAGIGHLILVDYDEICLTNINRQLHALHSTVGLAKVEVMKQRILEINPQAKVEAIKKFYSAADADFFLNQTLDYVIDAIDTVSSKVNLAKECLQREISFISSMGAGNRLSAQNYRVSDISKTSGDPLAKAMRKLLRKEGISKGIKVVFSPDSPQTPLSAASECQTNCICPSGDAPCAAKHQIPGSISFVPPVVGLLLAGEVIRDLLNTLGSE
- a CDS encoding DUF5317 domain-containing protein; this translates as MLIESLLIALAVSKMCGGKLSRLGQLSLSEPWLVPVALIIQSGLYWAAVREVGLGTEWTSQFLSIGSYCLLLLFTYRNRACPGMRWIALGILLNTLVIAINGGVMPVDPMLLPEESREALLHGQGTHGLMTSMTCLPILADRFYINIFGLKQMFSIGDILIDIGVFLLVLRTMLTKQKNSLRTQCVK
- a CDS encoding HD-GYP domain-containing protein; the protein is MESKSIKLKLFFALIVTSATVILIWNIIITDWNEPQLINLLIFAILAIASESLPVALPKGGYVTVSYSIFLSSLILFPLGVTLTAMALSGLLIFGKAGLEQPFYKRVFNASQYVISLSMAHVAISYSKITFYQFEFRSILFYFIAATIYMIMNMTIVAVVLGIASNKSPWSLWLVNFRWAVPNFVALVPLGFLLALIYTDQGALGILLLFIPLLISRHAFQLYIDMRDNYLNTIEALVQALEAKDPYTSGHSARVAKLAVSIAEGIKMSEEKIEFLKYAAVLHDVGKIGVSEIILNKEGELLDVEWEAIRSHPVIGQTIIKGIKFLFDIGQVVRHHHERIDGKGYPDGISGEQIPLESRIIAVADTYDAITSDRSYRKGSSHDEAVAELKRVAGTQLDPELVEVFCRVVTIEVAQRVSSEQRLQIVNVRGEVCS